A single Amphiprion ocellaris isolate individual 3 ecotype Okinawa chromosome 1, ASM2253959v1, whole genome shotgun sequence DNA region contains:
- the baz2ba gene encoding bromodomain adjacent to zinc finger domain protein 2B isoform X9, protein MESGERLASPAPTLSAARTSSPAASSSSSSSSSSSSSSPAPHSKSSLAPSPSALGSTLSTSGRLFGAAGEQPFIGSTLSSAFPLVNHPAFGALYTAGAGRPEFGGLGSLGMSAALAAHPQLGALSEWWRAAEAHGRGAAAFLPSFIGFPPFFAPHIQPNHSASPVQIRMPGKNSHTPPKGVNGAVNGSGVCPPTTQSGSFSASPAPVQASTKPTKNSDPSNSHRSSPQNNPAELVEKTIQKPKEKKPRKKPADTSLVSNSESGTSSDSSSDGSLSSDLEDLAEDDEDDDDDDEDDEEEDKQSELSDSEKRTKKKTKVLIPSTGTVKTNRPLSGETQDKKDSQKIHSNPPTLVPLRCSVSPPASSQTSPLALHSSRSRTEAPQQHFSVIQSTGLAANSKPLALLTQPRRESSPSSSPIAHTTSPKALSSTASPKPPKLLPSSSPQHLPLSLCSSPKPLSVPSPPRSTLPSSTSPKPFGLTSSVTSSRKSSLKPPKHAVPGTAKSNKRKLLEASLAQINEFRLKQTLMSQGQMFPAELKKQQQGPNKSPKRTSLSSSPLPPVPPPPPQNNHSNLFLSSALLGLPEPHHPNGVIQSTTQDAPLALITKPRKESASQGKSPQRDSDAGSMPVNLSTGASRTQATAQAGPPSQPPTTSPHATGHGSRKNKTPKGKGQTPGLGQGQADPLAAWKGFSQNHLVQSLVDLFRGGESGIGIPGVSIPGVGIPGVGIPGTCNPTAGLPANKESDDSGDDDDDEDDDLEEEEDEEDSDDSLSESDSNSDSDISGKKVKEMKLLPSGSSKKEMTARRLTKGPELLNTSTNHTATSCSPLNLQVIKTPTIATSSSALAYHSSPGSSSYSLASPLGLGKRKRVMDEKELMIPLELGWRRETRIKSVAGRPQGEVAYYAPCGKKLRQYPDVMKYLSRNGISGITRDNFSFSAKIRVGDFYEAREGPQGLQWSLLKEEEVIPRILAMEGRRGRPPNSERQVAGDGAKGNRRRKGRPPNVGDPLAPEGPSPSEVKLLRKLEAQEIARQAAQMKLMRKLEKQALARAAKEARKQQAIMAAEERRKQKEQIKILKQQEKIKRIQQIRMEKELRAQQILEAKRKKKEEAANAKILEAEKRIKEKELRRQQAEILKHQEMERHRLDMVWERERRRQHVMLMKAVEARKKAEERERLRQEKRDEKRLNKERKLEQRRLELEIARELKKPNEDMCLSDHKALPEFSRIPGLILPGRAVSDCLMLMQFLRGFGKVLGLDLNADVPTLGMLQEGLLNVGDSMGQVQDLLVKLLSLAVCDPGLPPGQKTKTMLGDHLTNVGINRDNVSEVLQMYMGAHCANTELAPLALSLKTKAFQAHTPSQKASILGFLANELACSKAVISEIDKSLDQMANMRKDKIIMEGKLKKLRTIYAKRTGKREASMGVEENQSVGTPSSAAKRKRKLGGDSDDDDDDDDDSDDQAEEEEDEEEEEMKKVKKVEMYDEDEVDQATSIEELEKQIEKLAKQHHQTRRKLFEISHSLRSMMYGQDRYRRRYWVLPHCGGVFIEAMESGEAPEELEEERQRRRRAAEEVKVKEEPQEIELLKEKPDSLDGQNIQMQGLEHQNEEEKEHEGKKSSPTLFYQQPGSASKLCKLRDVSKDVVKESVKAEGKESFHVRQNGSPTGTPVATTTVTSSSPTHNAPEPAAAATTPSMATTNDTTNIPPPASTSLSVPCLPAPRESPGNTPPTSSPAPSPHLPFQANDQLLRVLTERSGHWFSLLPRSPCDLSSLTTTPPGAPRASPQASSTPGRPRSPPPSPALPLTPSAASASVSLHHPAGLLNYPLSALQVKSGGSLLGVSFGSWPSGMISPSLPLCSSPSPMPGHSLEGNTAASVSSKSESPLPRIEKTSSMPSPALEMPKSLDHPIPRAIPEEMLTGWWRVSDIEELRALVNALHSRGIREKGLQRQMQKYIEIIPQVCTKHKDVAMIELRELEESQVSVESVRGWCVEEQAMEMDIAMLQQVEELERKVTAASLQVKGWTYPDPQSEREDLVYYEHKPLTKSTPASASAGDKDSKEHPEERGEKGGVMRHPDNPLDIAVTRLADLERNIERSEEEVAHGMKVWRKALSEVRSAAQLAMCIQQLQKSIAWERSIMKVYCQMCKKGDNEDLLLLCDGCDKGCHTYCHKPKITSIPEGDWYCPACISKASGPSPKSKKPPAKPVASSGGGSKKGGEAKKNGKQAGNGEVSEDDSASASSTPKKGAKDTSRKRKTEESSPALTAANQESPVCVKRAKTARDNNRDLGLCRVLLAELERHQDAWPFLTPVNLKSVPGYRKVIKKPMDFSTIREKLVSSQYQNLETFIIDVNLVFDNCEKFNEDNSDIGRAGHNMRKFFEKRWTELLKQTN, encoded by the exons ATGGAGTCTGGAGAGCGGCTGGCCTCCCCTGCGCCCACCCTGTCTGCTGCTCGCACCTCCTCCCCTGCGGCctcttcctcgtcctcctcctcctcttcttcctcttcgtcATCGCCTGCTCCCCACTCTAAGAGCAGCCTGGCCCCGAGCCCCTCAGCACTGGGATCCACCCTCAGCACCTCTG GCCGTCTGTTTGGAGCAGCAGGAGAGCAGCCCTTCATTGGCTCCACATTGTCAAGTGCCTTCCCTCTGGTCAACCACCCAGCCTTCGGAGCCCTCTACACTGCCGGAGCGGGCAGGCCTGAGTTTGGAGGCCTGGGCTCTCTGGGCATGTCAGCTGCTCTGGCTGCCCACCCCCAGCTAGGAGCCCTCTCTG AATGGTGGCGAGCTGCTGAAGCCCATGGACGGGGAGCTGCTGCCTTTCTCCCCTCTTTCATCGGCTTCCCTCCATTCTTCGCCCCTCATATTCAGCCCAATCACAGCGCCAGTCCTGTTCAGATCAGGATGCCCGGCAAGAATAGCCATACCCCGCCTAAAG ggGTGAATGGTGCAGTGAATGGCAGCGGGGTCTGTCCTCCTACCACACAATCAGGGAGCTTTTCTGCAAGTCCAGCTCCTGTTCAAGCATCAACCAAGCCAACCAAAAATTCAGACCCCTCTAACAGCCACCGTAGCAGCCCTCAGAACAATCCAGCAGAGTTGGTAGAGAAGACGATTCAGAAACCTAAAGAGAAG AAGCCACGAAAGAAGCCAGCAGACACTTCTTTGGTGAGCAACAGTGAATCAGGCACATCGTCAGACAGCTCAAGTGACGGGTCCCTCAGCAGTGATCTAGAAGATCTGGCAGAGGATGATGAAGACGACGACGATGATGAcgaggatgatgaagaggaggacaaACAGAGTGAATTATCAGACTCTGAGAAGaggacaaagaagaaaacaaag GTTTTGATACCCAGCACTGGAACTGTAAAGACTAACAGACCACTCTCTGGGGAGACCCAGGACAAGAAAGACTCCCAGAAGATCCACTCCAACCCTCCAACCCTTGTGCCCTTACGCTGCTCTGTGTCCCCCCCTGCCTCGTCCCAAACCTCCCCACTGGCACTGCACAGCTCCAGGTCCAGGACGGAGGCACCGCAGCAACACTTTAGTGTGATCCAATCTACTGGCCTGGCTGCCAACTCAAAGCCCCTGGCCCTCCTCACTCAGCCCCGTAGGGAGTCTTCACCATCTTCCTCCCCCATAGCTCACACCACATCTCCTAAGGCGCTCTCCAGTACTGCCTCTCCCAAACCTCCCAAACTactgccctcctcctccccccagcaCCTGCCCCTCTCCCTCTGCTCCTCCCCTAAGCCTCTCTCCGTCCCTTCCCCACCCCGCTCGACTCTCCCGTCGTCTACCTCCCCAAAACCTTTTGGTTTGACCTCATCTGTAACAAGCTCCCGCAAGTCCTCGCTGAAGCCACCAAAGCACGCTGTTCCTGGCACCGCCAAATCCAACAAAAGGAAACTGCTGGAAGCTTCACTTGCGCAGATCAATGAGTTCAGGCTCAAACAG ACTCTCATGTCCCAAGGGCAGATGTTCCCAGCTGAgctgaagaagcagcagcaggggcCAAACAAGTCTCCTAAGAGGACATCTCTGTCTTCATCGCCATTACCACCCGTCCCGCCTCCTCCACCCCAAAACAATCACTCCAACCTCTTCCTCTCGAGTGCCCTGCTGGGGCTCCCTGAACCCCATCACCCAAATGGAGTCATCCAAAGCACCACTCAGGACGCACCTTTGGCCCTCATCACTAAACCTCGCAAAGAATCTGCCTCTCAAGGCAAGTCCCCTCAGCGCGACTCGGACGCTGGGTCGATGCCTGTCAATCTGAGCACAGGGGCAAGTAGGACCCAAGCAACCGCCCAGGCTGGGCCTCCGTCACAGCCCCCCACTACCTCACCCCATGCCACAGGCCATGGATCCAGAAAGAACAAGACCCCCAAGGGGAAGGGACAGACACCAGGGCTGGGACAGGGACAAGCAGACCCTTTAGCTGCCTGGAAGGGCTTCTCTCAGAACCATCTGGTACAGTCTCTAGTAGATTTGTTTCGTGGAGGAGAGTCTGGGATTGGGATTCCTGGAGTTAGTATCCCTGGAGTTGGAATTCCTGGGGTGGGGATCCCTGGGACATGTAACCCCACAGCTGGTCTTCCAGCTAACAAGGAATCTGACGACTCAGgagatgacgatgatgatgaggatgatgatctggaggaggaggaagatgaagaggactCAGATGATAGTCTGTCAG AGTCTGACAGCAACTCAGACAGTGACATCTCTGGGAAGAAAGTGAAGGAAATGAAGCTGCTGCCATCTGGATCATCCAAGAAGGAGATGACTGCCCGCAGGCTAACCAAAGGCCCAGAACTGCTGAACACCTCAACCAATCACACCGCCACCAGCTGCTCCCCTCTCAACCTACAGGTCATCAAGACTCCCACCATTGCCACCAGCTCCAGTGCCTTGGCCTATCACAGCTCTCCAGGCTCCTCCTCCTATAGCCTAGCCTCACCTTTAG GTTTAGGAAAGAGGAAGAGGGTGATGGATGAGAAGGAGTTGATGATACCTCTGGAGTTGGG GTGGCGGAGAGAAACAAGAATCAAATCAGTGGCTGGACGGCCGCAGGGCGAAGTGGCCTACTATGCCCCCTGTGGCAAGAAACTGAGGCAGTACCCTGACGTGATGAAG TATCTATCCAGAAATGGAATAAGTGGCATCACGCGTGATAATTTTAGCTTCAGTGCAAAGATAAGGGTTGGTGACTTCTATGAAGCCAGAGAAGGACCCCAG GGTTTACAATGGAGCCTGTTGAAGGAAGAGGAGGTCATTCCTCGTATTTTGGCGATGGAAGGCCGCAGGGGTCGTCCCCCAAATTCCGAGCGTCAGGTAGCAGGCGATGGCGCCAAAGGTAACCGACGGAGGAAGGGACGACCCCCTAATGTAGGCGATCCGCTGGCGCCCGAGGGCCCCAGTCCCAGCGAGGTCAAACTTCTGCGCAAACTGGAGGCTCAAG AAATCGCTCGACAGGCTGCCCAGATGAAACTGATgagaaaactggaaaagcaGGCACTGGCGCGTGCAGCCAAAGAAGCTCGGAAACAGCAAG CTATCATggcagcagaggagaggaggaagcagaaagAGCAGATCAAGATTCTCAAGCAGCAG gaaaagATCAAGCGTATTCAGCAGATTCGAATGGAGAAGGAACTCAGAGCGCAGCAAATTTTGGAG GCCAAacggaaaaagaaagaagaagctgcCAATGCTAAAATATTGGAAGCTGAAAAACGGATAAAG GAGAAAGAGTTGAGGAGACAGCAGGCTGAGATTCTCAAACACCAG GAGATGGAGAGGCATAGACTAGATATGGTATGg GAGAGGGAAAGGAGGAGGCAACATGTAATGCTGATGAAGGCTGTTGAGGCTCGCAAGAAAGCAGAG GAGCGTGAACGCTTGCGGCAGGAGAAAAGGGATGAGAAGCGCTTGAACAAAGAGCGTAAACTGGAGCAACGGAGGCTGGAGCTGGAGATAGCGAGGGAACTGAAGAAGCCAAATGAAGATATGTGTCTGTCTGATCATAAG GCTCTCCCTGAGTTCTCCAGAATCCCTGGACTCATCCTTCCAGGACGTGCCGTGTCAGACTGTCTGATGCTGATGCAGTTCTTGCGAGGCTTCGGGAAGGTCTTAGGGcttgatttaaatgcagatgtGCCCACTCTGGGAATGCTGCAGGAGGGCTTGCTCAATGTGGGGGACAGCATGGGCCAAGTTCAAGACCTGCTGGTCAAACTGCTTTCTCTGGCAGTCTGTGATCCGGGTTTGCCACCTGGACAAAAG ACTAAAACCATGCTGGGGGACCACCTGACCAACGTTGGCATCAACAGGGATAACGTCTCTGAGGTGCTACAGATGTACATGGGAGCTCATTGTGCCAACACAGAACTCGCCCCTCTGGCCCTCAGTCTGAAGACCAAGGCCTTCCAGGCTCACACACCGTCCCAGAAGGCCTCAATTCTTGGGTTCTTGGCCAATGAGCTGGCCTGTAGCAAAGCTGTTATCAG TGAGATTGACAAGAGCCTGGATCAGATGGCAAACATGAGGAAGGACAAGATCATTATGGAGGGAAAATTGAAAAA gTTGAGGACCATTTATGCCAAACGAACTGGGAAGAGGGAGGCCAGTATGGGTGTGGAAGAAAACCAGTCTGTGGGCACACCGTCCTCTGCCGCCAAACGGAAGAGGAAGCTGGGTGGAGACAGCGACGATGACGACGACGACGATGACGACAGCGACGaccaggcagaggaggaggaggatgaggaggaggaagaaatgaaaaaggttaaaaaagtgGAGATGTATGATGAG GATGAAGTAGACCAGGCCACCAGCATTGAAGAGCTGGAGAAGCAAATAGAGAAATTAGCCAAG CAACATCATCAGACCAGAAGAAAGCTGTTCGAGATCTCCCACTCTCTACGCTCCATGATGTACGGACAGGACCGGTACCGCCGTCGATACTGGGTACTGCCCCACTGTGGAGGGGTTTTCATCGAAGCCATGGAGAGCGGAGAAG CTccggaggagctggaggaagagcgacagaggaggaggagggcagcgGAGGAGGTCAAGGTCAAGGAGGAACCTCAGGAGATCgagctgctgaaggagaagccCGACAGCCTCGATGGGCAGAACATTCAGATGCAAGGCTTGGAGCATcagaatgaggaggagaaggagcacGAGGGGAAGAAAAGCTCCCCAACACTCTTCTACCAGCAACCGGGCTCTGCATCCAAACTGTGCAAGCTCCGAGACGTCAGCAAGGATGTCGTCAAAGAATCTGTGAAGGCGGAGGGCAAGGAGAGTTTCCATGTGAGACAAAACGGCAGTCCCACGGGCACTCCTGTTGCCACGACCACAGTAACATCATCCTCCCCCACTCACAACGCCCCTGAgccggcagcagcagcaactaCTCCCTCCATGGCGACCACTAATGACACTACAAACATCCCTCCCCCAGCTTCAACCTCTTTATCTGTCCCGTGCCTGCCAGCTCCACGTGAAAGCCCAGGGAACACTCCTCCAACCTCGTCCCCTGCTCCGTCCCCACACCTGCCATTCCAAGCCAACGACCAGCTGCTCAGAGTCCTGACGGAGAGGAGCGGACACTGGTTCAGTCTGCTCCCTCGCAGCCCCTGCGACCTCTCCTCCCTCACCACGACTCCTCCAGGGGCGCCCCGTGCATCTCCCCAGGCGTCCTCCACCCCGGGCAGACCCAGATCCCCGCCTCCGTCCCCTGCTCTCCCTCTCACCCCCTCTGCTGCCTCAGCCTCTGTCAGCCTGCACCACCCCGCCGGCCTCCTCAACTACCCGCTGTCCGCCCTGCAG GTGAAGTCAGGTGGTTCATTGCTAGGAGTGTCTTTTGGAAGCTGGCCCAGTGGTATGATAAGTCCCAGCCTGCCTCTGTGCAGCAGCCCCAGCCCCATGCCGGGCCACTCTCTGGAGGGCAACACGGCAGCGAGCGTCTCCAGTAAGAGCGAATCACCTTTACCTCGCATTGAGAAAACCTCCTCTATGCCCTCCCCTGCCTTGGAGATGCCGAAATCCCTCGACCACCCCATACCTCGAGCCATCCCAGAGG AGATGCTGACAGGTTGGTGGCGGGTGTCTGACATCGAGGAGCTGAGGGCTCTAGTCAATGCTCTGCACAGCCGAGGAATCCGGGAGAAGGGCCTCCAGAGGCAGATGCAGAAATACATCGAGATCATCCCCCAGGTCTGCACCAAACACAAAGATG TGGCCATGATCGAGCTCCGTGAGCTGGAGGAGAGCCAGGTCAGTGTGGAGTCGGTGCGGGGCTGGTGTGTCGAGGAGCAGGCAATGGAAATGGACATTGCCATGCTGCAGCAGGTGGAGGAACTGGAGAGGAAGGTCACTGCAGCCAGCCTACAGGTCAAG GGCTGGACGTATCCGGACCCCCAGTCTGAGCGGGAGGACCTGGTGTATTACGAGCACAAGCCCCTCACCAAATCAACGCCGGCGTCAGCCAGTGCAGGAGACAAGGACTCCAAGGAGCATCCAGAGGAGCGGGGGGAGAAGGGCGGGGTGATGCGTCACCCGGACAACCCGCTGGACATTGCAGTGACACGTCTGGCCGATCTGGAGCGCAACATCGAGAGAAG CGAGGAGGAGGTGGCCCACGGTATGAAGGTGTGGAGGAAGGCCCTGAGTGAAGTGCGGAGCGCGGCCCAGTTGGCCATGTGtatccagcagctgcagaagtCTATCGCCTGGGAGAGGTCCATCATGAAAGTg TACTGTCAGATGTGCAAGAAGGGCGATAATGAGGACCTCCTCCTGCTGTGTGATGGCTGTGACAAAGGCTGCCACACTTACTGTCACAAACCCAAGATCACAAGCATCCCAGAAGGAGACTGGTACTGCCCGGCCTGCATATCCAAG GCAAGTGGTCCTTCCCCCAAAAGCAAAAAGCCTCCAGCCAAACCTGTAGCATCCAGCGGAGGAGGCAGTAAGAAAGGCGGAGAGGCGAAGAAGAACGGGAAGCAGGCAGGTAACGGGGAAGTGTCGGAGGACGACTCGGCCAGCGCCAGTAGCACGCCCAAGAAAGGAGCAAAAGACACCAGCAGGAAAAGGAAAACGGAGGAGAGTTCACCTGCTCTGACAGCGGCCAATCAGGAGAGCCCTGTGTGCGTGAAGCGAGCCAAGACGGCTCGAGACAACAACAGGGACCTGGGATTATGCAG GGTACTCCTTGCTGAGCTGGAGCGGCATCAGGATGCATGGCCTTTTCTCACACCTGTCAACCTCAAATCGGTCCCTGGCTACAGGAAGGTCATCAAGAAACCGATGGACTTCTCCACCATACGTGAGAAGCTTGTGAGCAGCCA gtATCAAAACCTGGAGACTTTCATCATTGACGTCAACTTGGTGTTTGATAACTGTGAAAAATTCAATGAAGACAATTCAGACATTGGTCGAGCTGGTCATAACATGAGGAAGTTCTTTGAGAAGCGCTGGACTGAGCTTCTGAAACAAACTAACTAA